Sequence from the Luteibacter aegosomaticola genome:
CATGGTGAACTATCGCCGCTTCTTCGATATCAACGAGCTTGCCGGCATGCGGATCGAGCGGACCGCGGTCTTCGAAGACACGCACCGCACGATCTTCCGCCTGTACGCCGAAGGCCTGATCGACGGCGTTCGCTGTGACCACGTCGATGGCCTTGCCGATCCCCGCCGTTATTGCCGCCAGCTGCGCCATCGTCTCGAGCGCTTGCGTCCGCAACGGCCGGCAGGTTCACCGCGCGATGGCGCCTATCTCGTGGTGGAGAAGATCCTTGCCGAGGATGAGGTGCTGCGCGCCGACTGGCGAACGGACGGCACGACCGGGTACGAATTCATGGACCAGGTCTCGGCCCTGCTGCATGACGAACGGGGCGAGGCGCCGCTCACCGAACTGTGGCGCAAGCTCACTGGGGATGCGGCGGATTTCGCCACGCAAGCGGTGCGTGCGCGGCGCCAGATTCTTGTCGATAGCTTCGAGGCCGAACTGGACCGAACGGCGCGCGCGCTCTTCGCGGCTGCGCGCGCCGACATTGCCACGCGGGATGTGTCGCAAGCAGCCATCCGCCGCGTGCTGGTCGAGCTGCTTGTGCACTTTCCCGTGTACCGCACGTACGCGGGCGGCGCAGGGCGCGATGCGTTCGATGAGGCGGTATTCGCGCGTGCGGTGGAAGGCGCCTTGCGCACGTTGCGTGTCGAAGACGCCGAATTGCTGCATCTCGTGTCGCGCTGGCTGGGTGGTGATGCGCCGCGCCTGTTGCCGCCGGGCACCGTTCGCCGGGCGCGTGAGCGCGCCATCGCGGTATTCCAGCAGGCGACCTCGCCGGTGGCTGCCAAGGCGGTCGAAGATACGGCGGGCTATCGCTATGGGCGTTTGCTTTCGCGCAACGAGGTCGGCGTCGATGCCGCCCGGCTGGCGATATCGCCCGAGTTGTTCCATGCGCATTGCGCGGAACGCCACGCGCGCTTTCCGCACGCGCTGCTGGCCACGGCCACGCATGACCACAAGCGTGGTGAAGACCTGCGCGCGCGGCTCGCGGTGCTTTCCGAGGTGGCCGAGCGCTGGGTGATCACCGTGGAACGCTGGCGCACGCGCCACGAGGGCCTGCGCCAGCGCGCCGAAGGCCGCATGGCACCCTCCGCGTCCGACGAGGTGATGCTTTACCAGATGCTGGTTGGCGCGTGGCCGTTGGGTCTGGCGCCGGATGACGATGACGGCATCGAGCGGTTCGCCACGCGGATCGCGGCCTGGCAGCGCAAGGCCCTGCGCGAGGCCAAGCGCTGGACTCGCTGGACGTCGCCGAACGAACCCTACGAGGACGCTTGCGAGGATTTTCTCCGCGCCATGCTCTCGGCTGGTGCGGCGGAAGAGTTGCAGGCGTTCGCCGAGTACATCGCGACCCCGGGGGCGGCCAACGGACTGGCCCAGGCGGTGCTCAGGCTAACGACCCCGGGCGTGCCCGATCTGTACCAGGGCACCGAGTACTGGGATTTCAGCCTCGTGGACCCGGATAACCGGCGGCCGGTGGATTTCCTCGCGCGCTCGGCGTCCCTCGAGCGCGAGCCGTCCCCCGTGGAAGCCTTGTGCGCCTGGCGGGACGGGGCCCTGAAGCAGGCGGTGATCATGCGCTTGCTATGTGCCCGCAAGAGCCACCCCGAGCTGTTCGCCCGCGGTACCTATCGCGTCCTGGAGGCATCCGGCCCGGCGGCCGGGAAGATCGTGGCCTTTATCCGCGAACATCGCGGCCAGCGGCTGGTGGTCGCCGTGGGGCGGCACCTGGCGCCCTGGCTGGCCGGCCTGTCGGCGCCTGCCATCCCTGCCGAGCGTTGGGAGGGGACCCATCTGGACCTCCCTTCGGGCCGCTGGGCCAGCCTGCTGGACATTGGCAAGGGGGAAGGGGGCAGCGTGCCGGTCGCCGAACTCTTCGGCGAGCTGCCCGTCGCCGCCTGGCTTTCCTCGAAATAGCGACGCGCAGCGCTTAGCCGCCCAGGTCACGGACCAGCTTGATGTAGTCGCGCATGGCTTGCTCGCGCGTCGTACCGGTTAGCCTGGCCCAGGCCTCGTACTTGGCGGTGCCGACAAAATCGAAAAAGCCCGGCTTACGGCCGTGGACATCGCCCTCGGCGCCCTGCTTGTAGAGGGCATAGAGTCGCAGGAGGGTGTCGTTGTCCGGCCGGTGGCCAAGCCGGGTGATGTCCAGCGATGCCTGTTCGAACTGGCTCTGGAGATCGTCAGGCATACGAGCGCGCTTGCGTGGTGCGGGATGTTGGGGGCTTGTAGCACGCGTGCCGGACACTGTCTATCGGGCGATGGCGCGGCGCCGCTCAGGTATCATGCCGGTTTCGCGACCGAGGTATCCCATGGCCCCCACGCCCGTCCCCGTCCTCACCATCGACGGCCCCTCGGGCTCCGGCAAGGGCACCATCAGCCGCCTTGTGGCCGAGAAGCTGGGTTGGCGGATGCTCGATTCGGGCGCGCTGTACCGCGCCGTGGGCTATGCCGCGGGCGCCGAGGGCATCGATCTGTCGGATGAGGCCGCGGTCACCCGCTGCGCCCAGCACATCAAGATCCGGTTCCAGGCCAGTCCCGATGGCGGTGAGACCCATGTGCTCGTGAACGGCCACGACGCCACCGACGAACTACGCACGGAAACGGCAGGTGCGGCCGCCTCGGCCATCGCCGTGATCCCCGCGGTCCGCCAGGCCCTGGTCGACCTCCAGCTGGCTTTCCGCAAGGCTCCGGGGCTGGTGGCCGACGGCCGGGACATGGGCACCGTCATTTTTCCGGACGCCCCCTTCAAGGTGTTCCTGACCGCCAGCGCCTCCGAGCGCGCGAAAAGGCGCTATAAGCAGTTGAAGGATAAGGGGCTCAGCGTTACACTTGCAGGCCTGCAACGGGAAATCGAGGCACGCGACGCGAGAGATGCGTCCCGGCCGGTCGCCCCGTTGAAGCCCGCCGAGGGCGCTGTCGTCATTGATACGACCGGCATGCCCATCGAGGTGGTGGTGGCAAAAGTATTCGCTGTGGTGCGTCCGTAAGGGCGCATTCGGCACATCGCCCACGCAGTTGCGCGTGGGTTATTGGCAACGGTGCCCGGGGGCGCCATGTATGTGAGCCCCTCCGTAAGCACCCACAACCGGTGGGTCCCCCGTCCGCTCGCGTCACTGATGAACGCCTGCGCCGGGTACGGCCTTTCATAACCCTGGAATCAACATGACTGAAAGTTTTGCCGAACTGTTTGAACAAAGCCAGCAGGCTATTTCGAAGCTGAAGCCCGGCTCGATCGTCACCGGTATCGTTGTGGAAATCCGCAACGACGTCGTGGTGATCAACGCTGGCCTCAAGAGCGAAGGCATTGTTCCGATCGAGCAGTTCAAGGACGAGAACGGCGCCCTCGA
This genomic interval carries:
- a CDS encoding acyl-CoA-binding protein, with product MPDDLQSQFEQASLDITRLGHRPDNDTLLRLYALYKQGAEGDVHGRKPGFFDFVGTAKYEAWARLTGTTREQAMRDYIKLVRDLGG
- the cmk gene encoding (d)CMP kinase; translated protein: MAPTPVPVLTIDGPSGSGKGTISRLVAEKLGWRMLDSGALYRAVGYAAGAEGIDLSDEAAVTRCAQHIKIRFQASPDGGETHVLVNGHDATDELRTETAGAAASAIAVIPAVRQALVDLQLAFRKAPGLVADGRDMGTVIFPDAPFKVFLTASASERAKRRYKQLKDKGLSVTLAGLQREIEARDARDASRPVAPLKPAEGAVVIDTTGMPIEVVVAKVFAVVRP
- the treY gene encoding malto-oligosyltrehalose synthase, with protein sequence MSPPRSLARLQFHAGFTLDDAVAVVGYYARMGVSHLYTSPILRARRGSTHGYDVVDCNEVNPEIGGEVALRRLVAALREHGMGIIIDIVPNHMGVGSENAWWMDVLRHGRDSRYAGHFDIDWLAPDPLVRGRVLLPILGDGYDLVLHQGHLRVGRRDGGWVLRLYDDYLPLSPASVAALADDAEHTHDPRTDEGRARLHALIEKQHYRLAFWKLASDMVNYRRFFDINELAGMRIERTAVFEDTHRTIFRLYAEGLIDGVRCDHVDGLADPRRYCRQLRHRLERLRPQRPAGSPRDGAYLVVEKILAEDEVLRADWRTDGTTGYEFMDQVSALLHDERGEAPLTELWRKLTGDAADFATQAVRARRQILVDSFEAELDRTARALFAAARADIATRDVSQAAIRRVLVELLVHFPVYRTYAGGAGRDAFDEAVFARAVEGALRTLRVEDAELLHLVSRWLGGDAPRLLPPGTVRRARERAIAVFQQATSPVAAKAVEDTAGYRYGRLLSRNEVGVDAARLAISPELFHAHCAERHARFPHALLATATHDHKRGEDLRARLAVLSEVAERWVITVERWRTRHEGLRQRAEGRMAPSASDEVMLYQMLVGAWPLGLAPDDDDGIERFATRIAAWQRKALREAKRWTRWTSPNEPYEDACEDFLRAMLSAGAAEELQAFAEYIATPGAANGLAQAVLRLTTPGVPDLYQGTEYWDFSLVDPDNRRPVDFLARSASLEREPSPVEALCAWRDGALKQAVIMRLLCARKSHPELFARGTYRVLEASGPAAGKIVAFIREHRGQRLVVAVGRHLAPWLAGLSAPAIPAERWEGTHLDLPSGRWASLLDIGKGEGGSVPVAELFGELPVAAWLSSK